DNA sequence from the Nicotiana tomentosiformis chromosome 3, ASM39032v3, whole genome shotgun sequence genome:
tcttctcctttgcattttgagcatatgtggtctggatatttatgactgattagcttgcaatatcttgttaataATTCTGGAGAAATGAAATTCGTCCTTATAGCTCTTGTGGTTGTAGGTTGTTCTGGCTTTAAAAAACTTAAGACCCACTGTCTTAGTTCTTCCATATCTGCTTTTCGTATTTCTCTGCaatttgaatatatcattgtttgttctcttgaataataactccaaatagcattctgatttaggtagttgtttgctaGTTCATTTAGTATAGTAGATATtccaataattcttttatttgcataaaagtctggaatatttattttttctatctcttcttgttcttctattttttctggTACGAGCATTTCCcttgtaagtccgatcttgataacttgtatgataGGCTTTATCTCTTCATATAATATCTCTGCTGTAGCTGAATAAAATCGTATATAGAATAATGTTCCTTTAGTTATTCTTTTGTACTGCATAAATACTCTGTGTAACTCTGGTATGGTGGCTATCTCCTGTCCTGTTTGTGTATATACGGTATCTAGTAATCCGTAATTGTAGCAAGTGGCtactagttttgcatttgtatttggtaGTGCTATTAGTTTATTGTATCCTGTTAGATAATGGGTAATATAATCTTCATTTGGACTCTGGGTAGTTTGGGACCTTGGGTTTTTGTTTAGAaagttttgtattttatatatgttgtctatgtatgtacgggttatatggttgtatgtctttttggTTTGGTTCAAACTTTCTTTGTAGGTGTTTATCTGTGGTGGTAGAAATATTTCGttctgggtattttggatatttttctgtatgaatggttttgaaaataaattattcatatttgtatttgtgtatctaggtttaatttcttccttgttctttgcagatgaactgctagctgtgctgctccctgcaactgcatttaacaaactgttatgagtttttaggtgtttctcaacgtcaccttctagttctggaattttagagacttccgatcgtcttatctccgcatttttTGAGTCATGTTGCTGACTACTAGCTGTTTTCTTTATTAGCTGTATCTCTTCGTCCATACTTTTCACTTTCTTACAAAGTGTAGTCATGGCTAAGAGTagattttccattgtattatctggttcagtttgggtagctttgtcttgataagtaatctgcaacaacattcttgttagtagtgataatttcaattgtaaatgtaaagtttaatatatttaataccagtctgcgtatttcttttgttgtaactgaatcttgtacttttctggttatccaccattttacttgggtattatctgttcttacaataaatctgttgtaaactatatatggttcaaatgctaataaacatttatataatgcaaatagttcttttctatttattttccaCTTTTCTTGTGGttctgtataagatcctgaataatatctgcaatggtgttctattttttctttatcatatttatatttaagaactcctccataactatgattactcgaatctgtttctacaatataagtaaatttcttattttcatctgggaagtataacTTTGGTAGTTTTTTACACAATATCTTAATTTTCcttatttgttccttatctttttcatcgaacccatattctacatccttttttagttttttctgtagaagttttaggttttctgctaattttggtatatattctcttacttggtttactaatcctaaaaatgattgtaatttcttttttgtatctatgttttcatcaagattgattattttttgtactatatatgtttgcatttttattccatttttatctatttgtattcC
Encoded proteins:
- the LOC138908753 gene encoding uncharacterized protein, with protein sequence MLLQITYQDKATQTEPDNTMENLLLAMTTLCKKVKSMDEEIQLIKKTASSQQHDSKNAEIRRSEVSKIPELEGDVEKHLKTHNSLLNAVAGSSTASSSSAKNKEEIKPRYTNTNMNNLFSKPFIQKNIQNTQNEIFLPPQINTYKESLNQTKKTYNHITRTYIDNIYKIQNFLNKNPRSQTTQSPNEDYITHYLTGYNKLIALPNTNAKLVATCYNYGLLDTVYTQTGQEIATIPELHRVFMQYKRITKGTLFYIRFYSATAEILYEEIKPIIQVIKIGLTREMLVPEKIEEQEEIEKINIPDFYANKRIIGISTILNELANNYLNQNAIWSYYSREQTMIYSNCREIRKADMEELRQWVLSFLKPEQPTTTRAIRTNFISPELLTRYCKLISHKYPDHICSKCKGEDNIVPDVQLE